A genomic stretch from Pieris brassicae chromosome 9, ilPieBrab1.1, whole genome shotgun sequence includes:
- the LOC123714281 gene encoding myosin tail region-interacting protein MTI1-like, which translates to MIGQLLQWIQGLTQQRSRKARQYFGGKPEKPRPFEPASYLPPATGYPAAGSRPTPAYSEGPSPTYPPFQPSVPFQPSPEQPAQPPYTTNYQPNQPTVPSYQPSQTPEQPSETPFQPSPTYFPNQPSQPSNTNEPDTDEPTNGFIPSQTSPAEPSQPDRTDETSAPSDGAQQTVEPETPQNNGPQITPASPDDDEDRHPPHIHAISVDCGKEMMTINIEFNKPYNGIIYSQDHFKDQDCIYVRENSNQAKYSFTVSLNTCGTRFFSDFENEGQAYLENVLVLQNEPGIQEVWDHIRRVRCLWEGNLTKQLVSSLSVGMLNQITSNFSGDTAMARLDIQAGRGPFAPEANGLIKIGETMTLVVSVTGDAGFDIFVRECVARDSDNNYVVPLTDSNGCVLKPKLFGAFQKTRETGNTGASIIAYAFFKAFKFPDEMDLIIQCEVELCKTDCEVCTNPGSIEPRRKRRDVIHIGNQTMEPVTIGKGLRVVFAEDLPIEPDFCMSPTTAMLGSVLVLAVSLLSSITVSYCWQKSRGNVKFS; encoded by the exons ATGATTGGTCAACTTTTGCAGTGGATTCAAGGCCTAACTCAACAACGAAGCCGAAAAG CTCGTCAGTACTTTGGAGGAAAACCAGAGAAACCAAGGCCATTTGAACCAGCATCGTACCTCCCACCTGCAACTGGTTATCCTGCTGCTGGTTCTCGACCGACACCGGCCTACAGTGAAGGACCTTCACCAACTTACCCTCCATTCCAACCTAGCGTACCGTTCCAGCCTTCACCAGAGCAACCAGCTCAACCTCCTTATACAACAAACTATCAACCCAATCAGCCAACTGTCCCATCTTACCAGCCTTCACAAACCCCCGAACAACCCTCGGAAACTCCATTCCAACCAAGTCCTACATATTTCCCCAATCAACCAAGTCAACCAAGTAACACAAATGAGCCAGACACAGATGAGCCTACCAATGGCTTCATACCCAGTCAAACATCTCCTGCGGAACCTAGTCAACCAGACAGAACTGATGAAACGTCTGCTCCATCCGATGGGGCACAGCAAACCGTGGAACCCGAAACCCCCCAAAATAACGGCCCACAAATAACACCAGCATCACCAGACGATGATGAAGATCGTCACCCACCTCATATCCACGCTATTTCTGTCGATTGTGGTAAAGAAATGATgacaattaatattgaatttaacaAACCTTATAACGGGATTATTTACTCTCAAGATCACTTTAAGGATCAGGACTGTATCTACGTCAGGGAAAACTCTAATCAAGCGAAATATTCCTTTACTGTCAGCCTAAACACATGTGGGACAAGATTTTTCAGCGATTTCGAGAATGAAGGCCAAGCGTATCTGGAGAATGTATTGGTGCTGCAAAACGAGCCTGGAATTCAGGAGGTTTGGGACCACATTCGCAGAGTGAGATGTCTTTGGGAGGGTAATTTGACCAAGCAGTTAGTGTCATCTTTAAGTGTTGGAATGTTGAACCAGATAACAAGCAACTTTAGCGGAGACACGGCTATGGCACGTTTGGACATTCAGGCTGGTAGAGGTCCATTTGCACCAGAAGCCAACGGTTTAATCAAGATCGGAGAGACTATGACCCTCGTTGTATCAGTTACTGGAGATGCTGGCTTTGACATATTTGTTAGAGAATGCGTAGCTCGTGATTCAGATAACAATTACGTTGTACCATTAACTGATTCAAACGGCTGCGTGCTTAAGCCAAAACTGTTCGGAGCCTTCCAAAAAACAAGAGAAACTGGAAACACAGGCGCATCGATCATTGCATACGCATTCTTCAAGGCTTTCAAATTCCCTGATGAAATGGACCTAATCATTCAATGTGAGGTTGAACTGTGCAAGACTGACTGTGAAGTGTGCACTAACCCAGGAAGCATAGAACCCAGAAGAAAGCGTAGAGACGTCATCCACATTGGTAACCAAACTATGGAACCAGTAACGATTGGGAAAGGATTGAGGGTTGTTTTCGCTGAAGACTTGCCAATAGAaccagatttctgtatgtcaCCAACCACAGCAATGTTGGGCTCAGTCTTGGTTCTAGCTGTGTCATTGTTAAGTAGTATAACTGTCTCATATTGCTGGCAAAAATCGCGAGGTAATGTCAAGTTCTCATAA
- the LOC123714187 gene encoding facilitated trehalose transporter Tret1-like: MSGKMKTSALLVQTLATFSIAYLTGLTGFIYAWPSYTYETFTTNKTLLSAPLTPTQMSLLGSLTNIGGLIGTPLCALVIDRIGRRYSAMLFGLPYVICWTIISMTTSINLVMFAIGFAGLGAGGQAISTVYISEISEDSIRGALTSSTVSAYFIGLLLSYLLGGQLAYHQVLYVHLAMSVLYILLLMLLKESPVFLIQQGKEKEAAESIAFYRRVGVESKEVELEINKIKMQLDPRFEAMLQSNEDPNAVKHLLEKPMENTKKEPSWKFLMKSESSKGALFAVLFCMGINILMGSIVLQVYAEPLFKEAVPTMHPNLCSILLAVDYLAAALVCAFVIDKFGRKSLMTVTSIASGFFNILLGSQLQYHWAPHWFTAFVIYAYSFVFNLGAAVVPFVLTAEVFLPEVRGICSSLSMVCMWVMNFVTLIIFNPLVDQLGLGPTFYFFSIICFIGGTYSHLWLPETKGLSADQIQPLFMKKKTRNT, from the exons ATGAGTGGAAAAATGAAGACTTCAGCACTGTTGGTTCAAACCCTGGCGACTTTCAGta ttgcGTATCTCACCGGACTAACTGGCTTCATCTACGCCTGGCCGTCATACACTTATGAAACCTTCACCACTAACAAGACATTATTATCTGCCCCTCTGACTCCCACACAAATGTCTCTACTGGGGAGCTTGACAAACATTGGGGGGCTGATAGGCACCCCTTTATGTGCCTTGGTGATTGATAGAATTGGGAGACGATATTCTGCAATGCTCTTTGGTCTGCCATATGTG ATATGCTGGACAATTATATCAATGACAACATCCATCAATCTCGTCATGTTCGCGATTGGGTTTGCTGGTTTAGGCGCAGGTGGCCAAGCCATATCGACCGTCTACATATCCGAGATATCGGAAGACTCCATAAGGGGTGCCCTCACATCTTCAACCGTGTCCGCGTATTTCATAGGCCTCCTACTCTCGTACCTTCTAGGAGGGCAACTTGCATATCACCAAGTTTTATACGTGCACTTGGCAATGTCTGTGCTTTATATTTTGCTGCTTATGCTGTTAAAGGAGTCTCCAGTGTTTTTGATCCAACAAGGGAAAGAAAAG GAAGCTGCCGAATCCATAGCCTTTTATAGACGCGTGGGAGTTGAGTCAAAGGAAGTtgaattagaaataaataaaataaaaatgcagcTTGATCCCCGATTCGAGGCGATGCTTCAATCTAACGAAG ATCCCAATGCGGTGAAGCACTTGCTAGAAAAACCAATGGAAAATACTAAGAAGGAGCCATCTTGGAAATTTTTAA tgAAATCTGAATCATCGAAGGGAGCTCTCTTCGCTGTCCTCTTTTGTATgggaataaacatattaatggGTTCTATAGTGCTGCAAGTGTATGCTGAGCCACTCTTCAAGGAGGCTGTACCTACGATGCACCCTAATCTATGCTCTATACTATTGGCTGTAGATTATCTAGCTGCAGCGTTAGTCTGCGCCTTTGTCATAGACAAGTTTGGAAGGAAg AGTCTAATGACAGTCACATCAATAGCATCAGGTTTCTTCAACATCCTCTTGGGCAGTCAGCTGCAGTATCACTGGGCTCCTCATTGGTTCACGGCATTTGTGATATACGCTTATAGTTTCGTCTTTAATCTTGGAGCTGCTGTGGTACCCTTCGTTTTAACAGCAGAAGTATTTTTGCCAGAG GTGCGAGGTATATGCAGCAGCCTGTCTATGGTATGTATGTGGGTCATGAACTTCGTCACTCTCATAATTTTCAATCCACTGGTGGATCAGCTCGGCTTGGGTccaacattttatttcttttcgaTAATTTGCTTCATCGGTGGTACATACAGCCACCTGTGGCTTCCAGAGACGAAAGGATTGTCTGCTGACCAAATACAGCCATTGTTTATGAAGAAGAAGACCAGGAATACATAA